A single Lolium perenne isolate Kyuss_39 chromosome 6, Kyuss_2.0, whole genome shotgun sequence DNA region contains:
- the LOC127306067 gene encoding tyrosine--tRNA ligase 1, cytoplasmic-like isoform X1: protein MISRAFSQVLGKGYKSPLDLFVHASAVVGFGSNMPRHLHHLLRQPDPADGFPPKQHPLQNNNRGAPPTCTFESNWTLQHSFSTAKNSNDTLDYIMSFEQRFATLRSIGNCVNECELSLLLKDKTAPICYVWCDPSPWMHITQGILMTINVNKMIKAGCKVKILMADWFAQMDNKIGFIAGGVLSKVHPIGLYNVETWKATGMDLDGVEFVWLSDLISRNADEYWPLAMDIARKSNPSAIKSWLRVYSTINTRGHGSISPYRMRDFTAAEIFYPCLQSACILFQKQADIWLLGQDQSGAHMLARNFCTHMAMENKPIALFSNMPCNLLEHPERWAVDDPNWAIFMEDDEEDIISKISDGFCPPESAEGNPCLDYIKYIVLPRFGKFEVVQMGDNGGSKTFVNMEEFTSDYESGVLHPSDVKQALAKAINMMLEPVRDHFRSCAEAKRLVEEIESSLLLQDFYSGQW, encoded by the exons ATGATATCGCGGGCGTTTTCTCAGGTGCTGGGTAAGGGGTACAAATCCCCGCTAGATCTGTTCGTCCATGCATCTGCCGTTGTTGGCTTCGGTTCCAACATGCCACGGCATCTTCACCACCTCCTTCGTCAACCAGATCCAGCTGACGGTTTCCCCCCCAAACAGCACCCGCTGCAAAATAACAACAG GGGAGCTCCTCCTACCTGTACCTTCGAATCAAACTGGACCTTGCAGCATAGTTTTTCAACTGCGAAGAATTCAAATGACACTCTTGACTATATAAT GAGCTTTGAACAAAGATTTGCGACACTGAGGAGCATCGGGAACTGTGTCAACGAGTGTGAGCTCAGTCTGCTCTTAAAGGACAAAACTGCCCCCATTTGCTATGTTTGGTGTGATCCCTCCCCGTGGATGCATATAACCCAG GGTATCTTAATGACAATCAATGTCAATAAGATGATTAAAGCTGGTTGCAAAGTTAAAATTTTAATGGCAGATTGGTTTGCTCAGATGGACAATAAGATTGGTTTCATTGCTGGTGGCGTTCTAAGTAAAGTGCACCCTATTGGCTTGTATAATGTTGAGACGTGGAAAGCAACTGGCATGGATCTTGATGGAGTAGAGTTTGTGTGGTTGTCGGATTTGATATCTAGGAATGCAGATGAATACTGGCCACTTGCTATGGATATTGCAAGGAAAAGCAATCCAAGTGCAATAAAAAGCTGGCTTCGTGTTTATTCAACAATTAATACAAG GGGCCACGGGAGTATTAGTCCCTATAGGATGAGAGATTTTACTGCTGCTGAGATATTTTATCCTTGTTTACAGAGTGCTTGTATATTATTTCAAAAG CAGGCAGACATATGGTTGCTGGGCCAGGATCAGAGTGGAGCCCACATGTTAGCTCGAAACTTCTGCACTCACATGGCGATGGAAAATAAACCAATTGCACTGTTCAGCA ATATGCCCTGTAATTTATTAGAACACCCTGAGAGATGGGCGGTTGACGATCCAAACTGGGCCATCTTCATGGAAGATGATGAG GAAGACATCATTAGTAAAATAAGTGATGGATTCTGCCCTCCAGAATCCGCCGAGGGTAACCCATGTTTGGATTACATAAAGTATATTGTATTACCTCGGTTTGGAAAGTTTGAGGTGGTTCAGATGGGAGATAATGGTGGCAGCAA GACATTTGTGAACATGGAAGAGTTCACTTCTGATTATGAAAGCGGAGTTCTGCATCCTTCTGATGTGAAGCAGGCCCTTGCAAAGgcaataaacatgatgttggag CCTGTTCGTGATCACTTCAGAAGCTGCGCTGAAGCAAAAAGACTAGTGGAAGAAATTGAG TCCAGTCTTCTTCTGCAGGATTTCTATTCGGGGCAGTGGTAA
- the LOC127306067 gene encoding tyrosine--tRNA ligase 1, cytoplasmic-like isoform X2, giving the protein MISRAFSQVLGKGYKSPLDLFVHASAVVGFGSNMPRHLHHLLRQPDPADGFPPKQHPLQNNNRGAPPTCTFESNWTLQHSFSTAKNSNDTLDYIMSFEQRFATLRSIGNCVNECELSLLLKDKTAPICYVWCDPSPWMHITQGILMTINVNKMIKAGCKVKILMADWFAQMDNKIGFIAGGVLSKVHPIGLYNVETWKATGMDLDGVEFVWLSDLISRNADEYWPLAMDIARKSNPSAIKSWLRVYSTINTRGHGSISPYRMRDFTAAEIFYPCLQSACILFQKADIWLLGQDQSGAHMLARNFCTHMAMENKPIALFSNMPCNLLEHPERWAVDDPNWAIFMEDDEEDIISKISDGFCPPESAEGNPCLDYIKYIVLPRFGKFEVVQMGDNGGSKTFVNMEEFTSDYESGVLHPSDVKQALAKAINMMLEPVRDHFRSCAEAKRLVEEIESSLLLQDFYSGQW; this is encoded by the exons ATGATATCGCGGGCGTTTTCTCAGGTGCTGGGTAAGGGGTACAAATCCCCGCTAGATCTGTTCGTCCATGCATCTGCCGTTGTTGGCTTCGGTTCCAACATGCCACGGCATCTTCACCACCTCCTTCGTCAACCAGATCCAGCTGACGGTTTCCCCCCCAAACAGCACCCGCTGCAAAATAACAACAG GGGAGCTCCTCCTACCTGTACCTTCGAATCAAACTGGACCTTGCAGCATAGTTTTTCAACTGCGAAGAATTCAAATGACACTCTTGACTATATAAT GAGCTTTGAACAAAGATTTGCGACACTGAGGAGCATCGGGAACTGTGTCAACGAGTGTGAGCTCAGTCTGCTCTTAAAGGACAAAACTGCCCCCATTTGCTATGTTTGGTGTGATCCCTCCCCGTGGATGCATATAACCCAG GGTATCTTAATGACAATCAATGTCAATAAGATGATTAAAGCTGGTTGCAAAGTTAAAATTTTAATGGCAGATTGGTTTGCTCAGATGGACAATAAGATTGGTTTCATTGCTGGTGGCGTTCTAAGTAAAGTGCACCCTATTGGCTTGTATAATGTTGAGACGTGGAAAGCAACTGGCATGGATCTTGATGGAGTAGAGTTTGTGTGGTTGTCGGATTTGATATCTAGGAATGCAGATGAATACTGGCCACTTGCTATGGATATTGCAAGGAAAAGCAATCCAAGTGCAATAAAAAGCTGGCTTCGTGTTTATTCAACAATTAATACAAG GGGCCACGGGAGTATTAGTCCCTATAGGATGAGAGATTTTACTGCTGCTGAGATATTTTATCCTTGTTTACAGAGTGCTTGTATATTATTTCAAAAG GCAGACATATGGTTGCTGGGCCAGGATCAGAGTGGAGCCCACATGTTAGCTCGAAACTTCTGCACTCACATGGCGATGGAAAATAAACCAATTGCACTGTTCAGCA ATATGCCCTGTAATTTATTAGAACACCCTGAGAGATGGGCGGTTGACGATCCAAACTGGGCCATCTTCATGGAAGATGATGAG GAAGACATCATTAGTAAAATAAGTGATGGATTCTGCCCTCCAGAATCCGCCGAGGGTAACCCATGTTTGGATTACATAAAGTATATTGTATTACCTCGGTTTGGAAAGTTTGAGGTGGTTCAGATGGGAGATAATGGTGGCAGCAA GACATTTGTGAACATGGAAGAGTTCACTTCTGATTATGAAAGCGGAGTTCTGCATCCTTCTGATGTGAAGCAGGCCCTTGCAAAGgcaataaacatgatgttggag CCTGTTCGTGATCACTTCAGAAGCTGCGCTGAAGCAAAAAGACTAGTGGAAGAAATTGAG TCCAGTCTTCTTCTGCAGGATTTCTATTCGGGGCAGTGGTAA
- the LOC127310021 gene encoding uncharacterized protein translates to MKVTYTNSAASVEEWITNAEGSLDSSARKIVGLDVEYDKLSGTYFNPKKAAVIQLCVGTDVLVYHICHADERSESLVEFLHGFRYIFAGFCTTEDCKVLSRSNLYVHNLKDIQEIWRDPDKKKKLQGLKDVAGAIIDPIYFEMKDGFGRAEHRMWANPPPLPPKHLEYAARDAYATYEVYRRLDLFERGFFSLFKHPEKKRGRDW, encoded by the coding sequence ATGAAGGTTACGTACACGAATTCAGCAGCTAGTGTTGAGGAGTGGATCACCAATGCTGAAGGTTCCCTCGATTCTTCTGCTAGGAAGATTGTTGGTCTTGATGTTGAGTATGACAAACTCAGTGGTACCTATTTCAATCCGAAGAAAGCTGCTGTGATCCAGCTATGTGTTGGCACCGATGTTCTTGTGTACCACATATGCCATGCTGATGAGAGGAGTGAAAGTTTGGTTGAGTTTCTTCATGGCTTTAGGTACATTTTTGCTGGTTTTTGCACCACAGAAGACTGCAAAGTTCTCTCACGTTCAAATCTCTATGTTCATAATCTGAAGGATATCCAGGAAATATGGAGAGATCCGGACAAAAAGAAGAAACTTCAAGGCCTGAAGGATGTtgctggagctattatagatccaatctattttgagatgaaggatggtTTTGGAAGGGCAGAGCACAGGATGTGGGCTAATCCGCCGCCTCTACCGCCTAAGCATTTGGAATATGCTGCACGGGATGCATATGCAACCTACGAGGTTTATCGAAGGCTGGATTTGTTTGAGAGGGGCTTCTTCTCCTTATTCAAACATCCCGAGAAGAAGCGTGGCAGGGATTGGTGA
- the LOC127310022 gene encoding uncharacterized protein, producing MKVLYTNAAASVEEWLTNAEASLDSSARKIVGLDVEYDKLSGTYFNPKKAAVIQLCVGTDVLVYHICHADERSEKLYDFFYGYRYTFAGFCVAEDRTILSRSKYYVHNVKDIQAIWRDPDNRKRTQGLKDVAGAIIDPIYFEMKDGFGRAEHRMWADPPPLPPKHLEYAARDAYATYEVFRRLDVFERGFFSLFKHPEKKRGRDW from the coding sequence ATGAAGGTCCTGTACACAAACGCAGCAGCTAGTGTTGAGGAGTGGCTCACCAATGCTGAAGCTTCCCTAGATTCTTCTGCTAGGAAGATTGTTGGTCTTGATGTTGAGTATGACAAACTCAGTGGAACCTATTTCAATCCGAAGAAAGCTGCTGTGATCCAGCTATGTGTTGGCACTGATGTTCTTGTGTACCACATATGCCATGCTGATGAGAGGAGTGAAAAGTTGTATGATTTCTTTTATGGCTATAGGTACACTTTTGCTGGGTTTTGTGTCGCAGAAGACCGCACCATTCTGTCACGTTCAAAGTACTATGTTCATAATGTGAAGGATATCCAGGCAATATGGAGAGATCCGGACAACAGGAAGAGAACTCAAGGTTTGAAGGATGTtgctggagctattatagatccaatctattttgagatgaaggatggtTTTGGAAGGGCAGAGCACAGGATGTGGGCTGATCCGCCGCCTCTACCGCCTAAGCATTTGGAATATGCTGCACGGGATGCATATGCCACGTATGAGGTTTTTCGGAGGCTGGATGTGTTTGAGAGGGGCTTCTTCTCCTTATTCAAACATCCCGAGAAGAAGCGTGGCAGGGATTGGTGA
- the LOC127306067 gene encoding tyrosine--tRNA ligase 1, cytoplasmic-like isoform X3, whose protein sequence is MISRAFSQVLGKGYKSPLDLFVHASAVVGFGSNMPRHLHHLLRQPDPADGFPPKQHPLQNNNRGAPPTCTFESNWTLQHSFSTAKNSNDTLDYIMSFEQRFATLRSIGNCVNECELSLLLKDKTAPICYVWCDPSPWMHITQGILMTINVNKMIKAGCKVKILMADWFAQMDNKIGFIAGGVLSKVHPIGLYNVETWKATGMDLDGVEFVWLSDLISRNADEYWPLAMDIARKSNPSAIKSWLRVYSTINTRGHGSISPYRMRDFTAAEIFYPCLQSACILFQKQADIWLLGQDQSGAHMLARNFCTHMAMENKPIALFSNMPCNLLEHPERWAVDDPNWAIFMEDDEEDIISKISDGFCPPESAEGNPCLDYIKYIVLPRFGKFEVVQMGDNGGSKTFVNMEEFTSDYESGVLHPSDVKQALAKAINMMLEPVRDHFRSCAEAKRLVEEIEDFYSGQW, encoded by the exons ATGATATCGCGGGCGTTTTCTCAGGTGCTGGGTAAGGGGTACAAATCCCCGCTAGATCTGTTCGTCCATGCATCTGCCGTTGTTGGCTTCGGTTCCAACATGCCACGGCATCTTCACCACCTCCTTCGTCAACCAGATCCAGCTGACGGTTTCCCCCCCAAACAGCACCCGCTGCAAAATAACAACAG GGGAGCTCCTCCTACCTGTACCTTCGAATCAAACTGGACCTTGCAGCATAGTTTTTCAACTGCGAAGAATTCAAATGACACTCTTGACTATATAAT GAGCTTTGAACAAAGATTTGCGACACTGAGGAGCATCGGGAACTGTGTCAACGAGTGTGAGCTCAGTCTGCTCTTAAAGGACAAAACTGCCCCCATTTGCTATGTTTGGTGTGATCCCTCCCCGTGGATGCATATAACCCAG GGTATCTTAATGACAATCAATGTCAATAAGATGATTAAAGCTGGTTGCAAAGTTAAAATTTTAATGGCAGATTGGTTTGCTCAGATGGACAATAAGATTGGTTTCATTGCTGGTGGCGTTCTAAGTAAAGTGCACCCTATTGGCTTGTATAATGTTGAGACGTGGAAAGCAACTGGCATGGATCTTGATGGAGTAGAGTTTGTGTGGTTGTCGGATTTGATATCTAGGAATGCAGATGAATACTGGCCACTTGCTATGGATATTGCAAGGAAAAGCAATCCAAGTGCAATAAAAAGCTGGCTTCGTGTTTATTCAACAATTAATACAAG GGGCCACGGGAGTATTAGTCCCTATAGGATGAGAGATTTTACTGCTGCTGAGATATTTTATCCTTGTTTACAGAGTGCTTGTATATTATTTCAAAAG CAGGCAGACATATGGTTGCTGGGCCAGGATCAGAGTGGAGCCCACATGTTAGCTCGAAACTTCTGCACTCACATGGCGATGGAAAATAAACCAATTGCACTGTTCAGCA ATATGCCCTGTAATTTATTAGAACACCCTGAGAGATGGGCGGTTGACGATCCAAACTGGGCCATCTTCATGGAAGATGATGAG GAAGACATCATTAGTAAAATAAGTGATGGATTCTGCCCTCCAGAATCCGCCGAGGGTAACCCATGTTTGGATTACATAAAGTATATTGTATTACCTCGGTTTGGAAAGTTTGAGGTGGTTCAGATGGGAGATAATGGTGGCAGCAA GACATTTGTGAACATGGAAGAGTTCACTTCTGATTATGAAAGCGGAGTTCTGCATCCTTCTGATGTGAAGCAGGCCCTTGCAAAGgcaataaacatgatgttggag CCTGTTCGTGATCACTTCAGAAGCTGCGCTGAAGCAAAAAGACTAGTGGAAGAAATTGAG GATTTCTATTCGGGGCAGTGGTAA